The Panthera uncia isolate 11264 chromosome B3 unlocalized genomic scaffold, Puncia_PCG_1.0 HiC_scaffold_1, whole genome shotgun sequence genome segment GGGTGTCTATTTTCAGAAAGATTTCTTCTGTGTTCTCCCACATCCCTGCTTTCCACCGCTACCTTGTCCTGGCCCATCCACAGCCTCCTATCATAGCCTATGCTGCCTGCTGCCAGCTGGACTCAGAAGACAGGCCCCTTGCTGGTACCATTGTCTACTGTGCCCAACATCTTgccagccccagcctcagccatAGTGACATCATCACGGTGATTGCTGCATGATGAATAGGAAGATGCAAACAGGTTGGGGATAGGGGACAGGTCACTCAGCTTCCCATGAAGTGGAAGAATCTATTAAGGTTGGAGGAGAAGGTGCCTCAGACTCTAAGAAGAGCTGATTGGGCAGAGGGGCTATGGAATGGCCGGTCAATCTGCTCCACACCCAGTCCCCCTCACCGTGCGGTCATTTGTCCTTAGGCCACACTACATGAATTGCTCCATGCTCTGGGTTTCTCTGGACAGCTCTTCAAGAAGTGGCGGGATTGCCCCTCAGGACCCGGTGGTAAATGAGAGGAGTGAGAGTCAGCCTTCCCACAATGTCAAAGAGAGGGGATCACTACCATCCCACCAACTCCTTCCCTCCATTTCTGCTCCACCCTTTCTGAGTTTTCCTCTCATATTGCCTCCTTCACTTTCTGTGCTCAGTTCCAGAGAACTGTTCTACAAGGCCACAAGTCACAAGGCGTGATGAGTGGGGACAGCTGCTTCTCACTACCCCAGCTGTTAGCCACAGCCTGGCCAAACACTTGGGAGTGCTAGGGGCTTCACTGGGTGTTCCCTTGGAAGAAGAGGTGAGACTGAGAACACCTCGGGGTGCTGGAAGGAAGAGGGGGTCATCAGGTGGCAACGGGCTACCTCCTCCCTAGGGCACTTTGTCTTCACACTGGGAGGCCCGACTGCTGCAGGGTTCTGTAATGACCGCTACCTTCGATGGGGCCCGGCGCACTCGACTTGATCCCGTCACTCTTGCTGCCTTCAAAGATTCAGGCTGGTACCAAGTCAACCACAGTGCTGCAGAGGAGCTGTTGTGGGGCCGGGGTGAGAACAGAGGAGAATCGCATAGGGGCCCTCACCACCTGAGTCAGCttgggggcagtgagagaggttGGAAGGGGTTATCTGCTGCAGACGTGTAGCTGAAGCATAAGCACAGCCAGCGCTGAGGGGTGTTGGGGGCTTCACTTGTTCTGAgggctctttctcttcccacctctcAAGCAGGATCTGGCCTGGAATTTGGCCTGGTGACCACATGTGGGGCTGGCTCCTCAGACTTCTTCTGTACTGGCAGGTGTGTGTGCTGAGTGGTTGAGGGGCTGTATGGCTGTCGGGGACCCTGGTGTCAGCTGCCATCCCTTCCACACAGCGGACTGGGCTGCCACTACCTGCACCTGGACAAGGGGAGCTGTTCCTCAGACCCCACGCTGGAAGGCTGCCGCATGTACAAGCCCCTGGCCAATGGGGTGAGACGactggagaagagagaatggaagTGAGTGGGCCCGGAGAGGAGTCAACGTCTAAGGCATCTAGGCAAACACTATTCTGCCTCCTGTCCCGCCTTTCAGAGTGAATgctggaagaaggaaaatggatTCCCACCTGGGGCAGACAACCCCCACGGGGAAATTTACCATTCCCAGAGTCGTTGCTTCCTTGCCAACCTCACTTCACAACTGCTCCGTGGGGACGAGACCAGGCGTCCCTCTCAGATCCCACACCTGAAGGAAGCAGAGCTCACTGGCCGCTGCTACTTACATCAATGCACAGAAAGGGGAGCATACAACGTGCAGGTAGAGGGGTCACCCTGGGCCTCATGCCTTCCTGGAAAGGCTATTCAGGTGGGTATCATAAGTGAAAAGCTACAGAGCCCCTTGGCAAAAGGAAGTTTGACAATGCTTGTATGGTAGTTAGTACATTTagatgttcattcatttttctctaagTACCCACCGAGTCTGTGACTCTGATCTAGATTGTACAATTTCCTTAGAAAGGCTTGAGCAAACAATTGAGGTCATAACTATACCCTGCTATGTATTTCCTTACAGATACCTGGGTACTATGGTCTTCTCTTCTGTCCCCGGGGTCGGCTGTGTCAAACAAATGAAGGTACCAGTGCTGTTACTTCCCCACCTGTGAGTCTTGCCACCCAAGACCTGTTATTCCATCTGTCTTTACAATTAGCTGGGCCCCCAGGCCACTCTGTGGGGAAAGAAATGCTAGAAGAGCTGACTGAAGCAGTACTACAGGCTCTGGTGAGCAGAGGCCACACTGGCAGGTAAAGGGACAGCTCAGACTGAGGATGTACACAGTGGGCCAGGGAGACTGCCTAAGTTGGTTACTTCACCACTCTCCTCTGAAAACTTTGTGCCATTCCTAAGCCTGCACCTGTTTCAGGAGATATACTCTTCCAGGGACTCTATCTCCCTTAAGAGATCCAAATGTCCCTGTAGGTGCTATTTCCACAGCCCCTCCACTACCACTGGACTGGTGTTCACTGTGTACATGTGGAAGTCCTCTGGCTGCCACGGGCCTTCAGTTGGTATGCTGCACAGGGCCCTGACCCTGAGTCTCCACAAGAAGCCCCTGGAAGTATATTATGGAGGAGCCAGCTTTACCACAGAACACATCAAGTAAGACAATATTCCAAGTAGCTTTCTTTCAAATTCCTGGAGTCCAGATGTTTGAAATTGCAGTTAAGCACTCATGTGTGTCCTAGGCTTATTTTGGAAAACGAGTGGGATCACCTCAGACCTAGCACTATGCGACACCTTTCCCTCCACAATGATGGAGTTCCCCATCTGTAGGACATAGGGATCCTAGTCCTCTTCCTCCCTAAAGTACTAACAGGCTACTATGTCTAGTTACCTAAACACCATAGTCTAACTGCCAACACCTCACTGCCAGGTTAGGTCTCCTTCCAACAATTTAAGTTGCTAGGAGACTTGGATCTTGGTCTTTTTCCTACTTTCAGGATCTATATTCCTGATTTCCTGTGTAGCTTGATTGGATGAAGCAGAGTTTCATGAGCTCTGTATATTATGATAAAAGTGAAGCCCTTCACCTCCTAAGCCTAAGCATTATTTCAAGCCAAATATTACCTCTATGTTCCTAGGTCACTGGTTACCTTGGACCAGAATTCCTCCATGACTCATCTAGGGCTGTCCATGGGACTCTGCCTAACACTGCTTATCCTGGTGGGTGCACTGGGAACCATGGCCTATCAGAGAAGAGCTATTCTCCAGGTGGCACCAGCTGCCCCTCACCATTCACCAGAGCTCCAAGAAACAAGGGGCCCAGTTGAAGGAGTAAGAGAGGTGTGACATGACAGGATAGATAGGGAAGATTATTTCTTGGAAGACAACTGGATGGAAAGTCTATACTTTTCCCAGAATGCCTCTTTCTCTAGATACCAACTCTATTCTAGCCTTGTAATGAAAAAATTCCAGAGACTTATGGTTCTGAAGATTCTTTATTttgatacaaaaaataaacacttcaacCTATAAAGAGTGTCACTTGTTTTCATATTGGAGAGCAAACTTACAGAACAGGTATTTGTTACCAGCTCCAAGGATATCACAATATGCTTTAGAAAAAGCCATTGCTATTTGGATTCAAACCAACATCAGCATGGAAGGAGTAACAATTATCTCCCTCTCCTGATTTTTACATACTTTTACAAAATCATCACTAGGAAAGCTAATAGTTGGGATGTCACACAATTATGCCAGAATCTGGTAAGAGTGGTGAAATCAGCCATCTGAATCCAGTTAAACTATAAAAACGTGACCTTTTATCGTCCTTCTCTCCTGTTTCTGGAGCAGGAAGGCTCTACTTTATAGCCTCATGGGCCAGCAATAGGCTTGAGTTATAATATGTAGGTTCCCTTTGGTTATACTCACAAAAGAAGCCATTGAATTCTTGAGGGTTTGACATGTAGAAAGGAGCAAGTTAGGAGGCTGACTGATCTGAATTTACTTAGATGGAAAACATTTCTGCTGGGAGTCCAGTTGATAGGCTATTAAAGTTGAAATAACCAAGCCTGTCCTGGTCAACAAGTTCAGTCAGTTGATCAGGATAGCATCCCTAGACTGTTAAGTGACATATTTGAAGTTCTCACTGTAAAGTTGCAGCTCCATCAGATACGATtatcttctttgattttaaaGTCCATCAATCTTTACCAGCTGTAGCAGCCACTGCTTGGTAAAACTTTGCCACGAAGTCTGGCTCACTGACCTCCAGCTGCCTGACAAATTCGTTGCGCTCCTGCTCAGCCCAACCTCGAAACCACTGATCCCAAAGACGTAGCTGACACTCAAAGATACAAGGCGGTCGGTTTGCTCCAGACACACTAAGCTGCTCCAGACCTTCCAGCAGTGGCTGTAATTTTCCCGGCACTGCCTTAGCTACCAGGTCCTGTAGGAAACGCTCACGCTGGGGACCTGACCAACTGGCAAACCAGTGAAGAATACACTTCATCTCCTGGGAAGTGATGTAAGacattgggggtggggaagagttaGTAATACTGTCTGGCACTGAGGGTAAGGGAGTAGGGAAGGATAGTGGCATCGAAGAGGAAGATGATTCCAGTGGCATCCTGAAACATAAAAGCACTGTTATATACTCTCTAGATAGGGCAACCAAAATACAACTTTCCAACAAAGAATCTTACCGAAAATCACCATCTACGGATAAAGTTATTTTTCACCAATTCAATTTACAAGAAAACAACAGGGTACTTCACATAGGTTATTCTCCAACTACCTTAGAGAAGTCACCCCAAAATAACTTCATATTTGCCAACCTCCCTCCCTTTCAAACCCATTAGCCTCCCCAACCACTGCTTCTCTCCATTATTCTTataaagaatctaaaaataacCAACACATTTCTTGTTCACTCTCTCTGGCCTACTTCTATGTTCCAGGTTgagtaaagaaaaatgataatgttGGTCCACCTCATcttccttaaaatgaaaaaaggtacatatttttttaatctagtacATGCAGCTGGTGAGGGCCTAGCTGCTAATAATTCCAGAGCTATCAATGGTGAAAATCATATATGATAAGTCTTCTTTGTAATGTGCACATTGCCTCTGAGATATGCCAAGAGCTTCATAACATCCATTACTTCCTTATATTTCCTGTTAAAGCACCAGGAAAAATTAAAGAGCAAAGTAAGTGAGCGTGCCTCACCCAAAATAAGataacacagaaaggaaaaaatagaagaagccACGTGTTTATTCAAGACTGAAAAAAGTCTAGTTGGTTTGATGACTTAGGAGTGTAACAAGTATCATACTGCGGGAGATGGATGACAATTTATGTCTTTGAACATTTTCCTTAAGGTTTAATATATAATACCTATTGATGCCCTGTCATTGATTTGCATCAGTAATGCAAATGGAAGGTCAGTCGACTTGAATAGTTTGAGTTCCACAGTTTGAATGTCTAACAATGAAAACTTTAAACTACTTGTCTATGACCCATTTTACTGTTTGTGTTTCTTCTGCTGCAGGTTGGAGTATTTGTAGTGACAAAGAGAAGAATCCGTAAGCAATTAACATCAGTTCAGTACCCAAACAGTACAGGGAGGTTGCCTTTTTCACAGAGCTCCTCCAAGAAGCAATCTCTCCTAAAGGAACTTTATTCTTACTCGGGGAAAGGAGAAACTTTTGCCTAGTCTTGCGACATGGCCTCCACAGCAAACTCAAGTTCAATAATTTTGAATTAGTTCACAGTCTGGGCCCAAAGACACGGTGCCGCCACTTGCCCACTTTGGAGGCCACGGAGCCTGGCATTCTAAGATCCCAAAGAGCAACGTAGCCTTAGATGGGAGTGGAGGGGATTCAGATATCGGGAGGCGGCAGCTGTACCGGTAGGAGAGCGGGAAGTGTGCCCAACTAGGGTAACCCGCAAACACCGAGTCTGACCCGGCCCAGGGAGGGACTTCTACCCCGCTtacctcccctttcctctcacaGGGCACCTGGAGACCGTCACAAAGTGCTTAAACCCCAACTGTCGCCGCCGCTTCCATGTTTCCTGAAAACCATAAGCAGGGCCAGCCCGGCAGCCCACGCACTTCCGGTCCCGGAGCAGCCCCAAAAACCCAAGCGCCTCAGCGCCTCAGTCTTAGGTTCGGAGATAGCCGACTAACTCCGATTTTGGTTAGGCCAGAGTCGAGGGCTTCCGAGTACATTCGATTCAAAGCCTCGGTAAGACGAAGATAACCGAGTTCTGAAGGCCGCGTGAGGAAGGGGGCGAGGCTGGGAGGATGGGAAGAACTGATTGGTGCCGATGTTGAGACGGAAATACCCGAGCAATTCCGGAGGAACCCGAGGAGTTCTGAGTGGTAATCGAGGGGTTGACTATGGCAGTGGGCGGGGTCAGCTCGGTACGTTCGAAGGGCGTTGGCGGAAATTACCGAAGATGCCCGAAGCCGTCGGGACGGACCCGAGTACCTCACGCAAGATGGCGGAGCTGGAGGAGGTGACTCTGGACGGGAAGCCTCTTCAGGCGCTGCGGGTGACCGACCTGAAGGCCGCACTGGAGCAGCGAGGCCTAGCCAAGAGCGGGCAGAAGAGTGCCCTGGTCAAGCGGCTCAAAGGGGTGAGAAGACGGCGTTGCCGGGGTGTCGGAGGGGAGCGGACCCGGTAGAGACGAGTCTCTGCCGCGGCGCAGGCGCAGTGTCCGGGCTCCGCGCGAGCTCGCTCAGGCCGCCAGCGCGAGCCTCCGGAACCGCGCGCACGGTGGTTGGTGAGGCTCGCGCTGGAATAGAGACAGCGCCGGTTCCCGCCTTAACGGCAGCGGCGCGAGCCCAAAATGGGAGGGTGCGCGCTACTCTCCCGGAGTGTCTTaagctccttcctccttcccccaccccctccttgtTTGTGTCTGTGGTTTCGGCGCATGCGCTGCAGAAGGAGTTAAATCCCACCACTACCACCGGCGTTGCTGGCCTGAGGGGGGCGAATTGGGCTGGGTCAGAGTTAGGGGTATAGTTGGGCGGAGGGGTTAATGGGGCTGGTGTCGGTATCCGGAGGAATAGGATTGGGATAGGGTAAAACGCCTACCTGATTAGATTAGGAGGTGAGATGAAGAGAGACCTTGACTTGAAGGGACTCGGTTGTAGAGGGGTGTATGATTTATCCAGAAACAATTTGGGTGGATAAGAGTTTGGTGAATATTGGTGAGAGAGGTGGGGCAGGTTGTTATATGTTGGGGATTTTGAATCGATTTGAGTAGTTTAGGGTGGGATCGTCATGAGGTGGATGGATTTGTGTGTATAGGTTTGGTGTAAACGGAGGCAATGTGAGGATGTCATGGTTTTAATTGGGGTTAATTAGGATACATGGTGTTTAGTCCCCATTAGGGCTGAGTTGGCTCAAGGGTTAAATTGACAGACCGTTGCCTGCCTGTACAGAGCTGACGGTTTCGTGTGTGTGGATTGGGTCAGCCACAGTTTAGAGTCTGTGGTCATTTTGTTCTATAGcctcctttttgaaatttttatagaCTTGATAAATCTAGGTGCCACTCTGTTGGAAACACTACAAATTCACTCAAGTAGATCTAGCCCTGGGTAACTGACCAAGTAATTCAGTCAAGCCAAAACCAGCAGCCCCATGTTGGTTTCCTGTATTTGAAGCTGACTTGAGCATTTGAAGTCATTTTACCTGCATGGCCAGATTTAGAAGGGACATTAGTCAGAAGTGCAGAAGATAATAGAGATTGTAGTACTGGTTCTGTCACTGTCACTGATTTTATTACATAGCCAGGTCGCTCATTTTCTTCATGTGCCTGCATTTTACATTTGTACATTTGGGAGCAGTAACCATGGCTACTTTTAAGGGTCTTCTGAAGATGAGTAAGAACAGTATTAGTAAAGGGCTTTTAGGTTCCTGGAAAAGGAGTACAGTTTAAGTGTGTATGGTTAGTCATTGCATTCAATGAAGAGATTGGGGAGtggtgggttttttcccccaagtttctGACTTTTGCCATTCTCTATACCAGGCTCTAATGCTAGAAAATTTGCAGAAACACTCAACACCCCATGCTGCATTCCAGCCAAATTCCCAGGtaagaaaaaagatttattagATAGGGTGGGCTCTTTGGATGCACAGACATATGGAAGGACATAATGATGTATATTTGATGGTTAATTCCTCACCAGTATTTTTCTGAATTCCCTGAGTTGGAAAAGTCCTCATACCAGATCAGATgaattctaataaaaaaattcagaaacagaatTAGAAGAGCTATTAGTTAATTTCTGATACTTGCAATGATGTGTGCAAAAAGATGTGGTTCCAATTGATGAAGTGTAGTACAAGAATCTGGAGCCATTCATTTGCCATTGATTTGGAAAAAGTAGTTGATGTCTTTGAATGAAGACATGAAGTAGACAATCAATAGGGCAGTGTAGGATGATACTTGCTGATCAAGAAGAATTCTTGTGTTGACATAGATTTTCCAAGAATTCAATCCTTTGGAAATATCCACCATTACTAGTGTTAATGCTAACTGTGCACTTACTTGTAAATATCATTAATTACTCTGTTACTTAGGGCAAGAAACTTAACCTTTGGATGCCTTGGATTCCACaatttctatgtataatattAGAAAAGGTTGGACTATATCCGTAGTTTTATAACTGCTCTACTTTAGTTTTGTAGACCTGCTTTTGGGGGATTTCTGGGGAAGATAACCTTCTTCCCAAGTGGGCAGGTGCTCATATTCCCCACCTAACTAAATTTGATCTTCTTTTATCTGTCTTATATATTGAGTTTCAGTGTAAGATTTTTTTAGAAGAAACAAttccacagtttaaaaaaataaaattcttagactGCAATTTCATAAGACTCTCTTCAGCTTTTAAAATCCCCTCATTATAGTATGTTATGTACTTAAAGGAAAAATCTAGGTCTTTGTTAGTGCAATGTTGTGCAGCTCCAGTACTAGGTGAAGTCCCAAGATACTATGGAAAAACAAGAGAGCCTTCCTAGTCCCTTGTTACCACTTCATTAAGCTATGTCATAATCTAGTCTGTTTATGGAAGTTTAGTTAAGTATAAGTGTAAGAAACTGTATGAGTTAATCAGTTTATGATTATATTCCATTTATTCATTGCATTTTAGTCTTTGAAGCTTTGCTTTATTAACATAGGATTTTTGCAGTAAATCTGTACGTTCTCTAATAAATGCAACCCACACTTTATCAATGTCCATTGAGTACCAAGAGATGCATCTCTActttaagtgaaaataaacatttaccatGCTTAGGAAAGAtgactaaaaacaaacaatattcagattttttccctttttttggcaTTCTAGTAGGACTTGCTAAGCAAGAAGGTTCTGGGAAGGACTTGTGACAGAAGAGTGATGTGGGACTCTGTGTTacaggaaaaaatgggaaaagggatTAAGCTCCTGGATTTTAATGTTGTTACCAAGGATTTTTTCCCacccaaagaaaaaggaagttaaaactCTGTTTAAATGATGAATAGACATCCCTTTTCTTAATCTCTTACATAGTTTAAGTGCCGTATGTAAATTTTGGAGTTGTTTAACAAAATGATCCCTGGGTAGGTGGAGATTTACCTTTTTTTATCAACAACAAAATGACCTAGTAGGaacttgtattttttcctttcagttcttgatattactaaaaagaaaatttagatgaactttaaataacattttagattaaaatttggattaaaacataattttgcaggaatttttattttaatttgggcATCACTCTTTCGTTGGGACTAAATATTCAAGATAAGAAATTATGTGCAGTTCCTCTTTTTGCCATCTTTTCTGAATCATAGggttatttattttggtcctcaCCATAATTAGAAAAGGGCCTTCCAACATTTTGATTATCTTTCTTGGGTTCAAATATAAGGAGTAGACTTTTGCTCCATGGaattttcttccttgtgttttCCTGGTTTGCT includes the following:
- the CIROP gene encoding LOW QUALITY PROTEIN: ciliated left-right organizer metallopeptidase (The sequence of the model RefSeq protein was modified relative to this genomic sequence to represent the inferred CDS: substituted 1 base at 1 genomic stop codon) gives rise to the protein MLLLLFLGIAASRCLHDETQKSVSLLRPPLSQLAPDFRSASFTHPGSRDPQPLRIRTCYIRDPVSDGAWDTEGAGRRGVLHALVAARQAARRLQGVLAVQGPLLLSRDPAQYCHAVWGDPDTPNYHRCSLLNPEYKGESCLGVKIPDTHLRGYALWPEQGPPQLVQPDGPGVQNTDFLLYVRIAHTSKCHGEVRPKSSPFPCSVSPSNLGHVDEVWVGAKPLQVIPWDHPCXVPWVSIFRKISSVFSHIPAFHRYLVLAHPQPPIIAYAACCQLDSEDRPLAGTIVYCAQHLASPSLSHSDIITATLHELLHALGFSGQLFKKWRDCPSGPGVPENCSTRPQVTRRDEWGQLLLTTPAVSHSLAKHLGVLGASLGVPLEEEGTLSSHWEARLLQGSVMTATFDGARRTRLDPVTLAAFKDSGWYQVNHSAAEELLWGRGSGLEFGLVTTCGAGSSDFFCTGSGLGCHYLHLDKGSCSSDPTLEGCRMYKPLANGSECWKKENGFPPGADNPHGEIYHSQSRCFLANLTSQLLRGDETRRPSQIPHLKEAELTGRCYLHQCTERGAYNVQVEGSPWASCLPGKAIQIPGYYGLLFCPRGRLCQTNEGTSAVTSPPVSLATQDLLFHLSLQLAGPPGHSVGKEMLEELTEAVLQALVSRGHTGRCYFHSPSTTTGLVFTVYMWKSSGCHGPSVGMLHRALTLSLHKKPLEVYYGGASFTTEHIKSLVTLDQNSSMTHLGLSMGLCLTLLILVGALGTMAYQRRAILQVAPAAPHHSPELQETRGPVEGVREV
- the CB3H14orf119 gene encoding uncharacterized protein C14orf119 homolog; the protein is MPLESSSSSMPLSFPTPLPSVPDSITNSSPPPMSYITSQEMKCILHWFASWSGPQRERFLQDLVAKAVPGKLQPLLEGLEQLSVSGANRPPCIFECQLRLWDQWFRGWAEQERNEFVRQLEVSEPDFVAKFYQAVAATAGKD